In a single window of the Danio rerio strain Tuebingen ecotype United States chromosome 20, GRCz12tu, whole genome shotgun sequence genome:
- the cipcb gene encoding CLOCK-interacting pacemaker, giving the protein MKGEAHLRAMGRFKNRRMEKSKKDSERDSGFSDSSAVDQTDADDDSRPHTSQLTAVVGGALQGLQPMIIMNNVVLNQPSESSASLKPWFSPAVEVLQQPQVVFLQPVVPQRSSNTPKTQLSKRRRHKKYLPILKSYARIAPHPHKSSTSSSVSSSSSTSSIRSSASNPTEHRQTDATPPVASVHPQNTPADGAKDTECMLASQTAECTLASQSTERTLASKSTECTLAAQSTLAIPLHSETESKTKRFCNTYNILSKSGLLDITLRTKELIRQNRRTQTELDRLRKHTELFLEALQTGDAEIWSRLQTDMETHTSS; this is encoded by the exons atgaAGGGTGAAGCACACCTGAGGGCGATgggcagatttaaaaacagacgGATGGAGAAGTCCAAGAAGGACTCGGAGAGAGATTCAGGCTTCTCAG ACAGCAGTGCGGTGGATCAGACAGATGCAGATGATGATTCTCGTCCGCATACGTCGCAGCTTACTGCTGTGGTGGGCGGAGCTCTGCAGGGCTTGCAGCCAATGATCATCATGAACAATGTTGTTCTTAATCAG CCTTCTGAAAGCTCTGCTTCTTTGAAGCCATGGTTCAGTCCTGCAGTGGAGGTCCTCCAGCAGCCGCAGGTGGTGTTCCTTCAGCCCGTGGTCCCACAGAGAAGCTCAAACACACCCAAAACTCAACTCTCCAAACGCCGGCGGCACAAGAAGTACCTGCCAATCCTCAAATCATACGCCAGAATCGCTCCTCATCCACACAAGAGCTCCACTAGCAGCTCAGTGTCCAGCTCCAGCTCCACTTCCTCCATCAGGAGCTCTGCCTCCAATCCTACCGAACACAGGCAAACGGACGCTACACCACCAGTTGCTTCTGTACATCCACAAAACACGCCTGCAGATGGCGCTAAAGACACAGAATGCATGCTCGCATCTCAAACAGCAGAATGCACGCTAGCATCTCAATCCACAGAGCGCACACTAGCATCTAAATCTACTGAATGCACGCTAGCAGCTCAATCCACGCTAGCAATACCGCTCCATTCTGAAACGGAAAGTAAAACCAAACGTTTCTGCAACACCTACAACATCCTGAGTAAATCCGGTCTGCTGGACATCACGCTGCGCACCAAAGAGCTAATCCGGCAAAACCGGCGCACGCAGACGGAGCTGGACCGCCTGCGCAAACACACAGAGCTGTTTCTGGAGGCGCTGCAGACAGGGGACGCGGAGATCTGGAGCCGGCTGCAGACGGACATGGAGACCCACACATCatcatga